CCAGCATCTCTTTAGAATATTCATAACAAGGTCTGCAAGAGATATTATTGGTAATAACTACTGAAAACTTATTCAATGGTGCTGTATATTTTTCATTTGTTGGACCAAAGATGGATATTGTTGGAATTGATAGTGCGGCAGCTGTATGTAAAAGACCTGAATCATTAGAAATAAAGATATCACATTTTGAAATCATTCCAACAGAATCGAAAAACTTTTTCTCTTTCACTACAAATACATTATTAAAGCCTTCCGCTATAGAATCATTAAGATCATACTCACTTGAATTACCAAAGAGATAAAAATCAACATCAGCTTCCTCATTAATTTTAGCTACTAATTCTTTAAAGTAAGGCCATCTTTTGCATGATAGATTTTTTAAAGTATCACTTCCTGCATGAATACCTATCGTAAACCGATTCTGCTTATTTCGCACTACTTCTCCAGGTAAAAAAAGACCATAATCTCTTTTCTTCGAAATACCAAAAACAGCTTCCAGTAATTTGAAATTTTCGACAGTTGAATGCTCTTTTCCACTTTGTTCAATAGTTTTACTAGCCAGAAAATTAAGGGATATTTTTTCTCTACGAATATATTGATGAAAATACAGTCTTCCTGAACATAGTAATTTCAGAACAATTCGGTATACAAAATGATTCGATGGAAATAATAAAATTCCTTTTTCGAATCTATTCTTACGGATTCTAAGTATTTCAAGAAATGATTTAATTTTGTTTTGCCCAAAAAAATCAATGTAAAACACTTTTTTAAACAAACACGATTTTTCAGCGATTTCTTTTACAACTGGGGATAATGTAAAAGCATAAAATTCTTTTTCATTACCACTGACAAATTCTCTTACTGAAGGCAACGCCATTAAGGCATCTCCAATACCAATTGAAAAAAAAATTAAGATCTTTTCCATAGCCACTCCATCAATGAAAATGAATACAAATAAAAAAAGCCGCTTTTAGCGGCTTTTTAGCGGTCTGGACGAGACTCGAACTCGCAACTTCCTGCGTGACAGGCAGGTGCTCTAACCAATTGAACTACCAGACCAAATGGGAACTACTAGATTCGAACTAGTGACCCTCTGCTTGTAAGGCAGATGCTCTGAACCAGCTGAGCTAAGCTCCCGTAATCATTGTCATCAACAACGTGTGGAATATAGCTCAAATAATTTTATATGTCAAGAGATTCCTCACAAAAACCAGAAAAAAATTAAAATTTTTTCATGATCGAATAAGGAATTACAAAAACATAGGATATTATCAGAAG
The Candidatus Delongbacteria bacterium genome window above contains:
- a CDS encoding glycosyltransferase family 9 protein produces the protein MEKILIFFSIGIGDALMALPSVREFVSGNEKEFYAFTLSPVVKEIAEKSCLFKKVFYIDFFGQNKIKSFLEILRIRKNRFEKGILLFPSNHFVYRIVLKLLCSGRLYFHQYIRREKISLNFLASKTIEQSGKEHSTVENFKLLEAVFGISKKRDYGLFLPGEVVRNKQNRFTIGIHAGSDTLKNLSCKRWPYFKELVAKINEEADVDFYLFGNSSEYDLNDSIAEGFNNVFVVKEKKFFDSVGMISKCDIFISNDSGLLHTAAALSIPTISIFGPTNEKYTAPLNKFSVVITNNISCRPCYEYSKEMLVCKNTNKYECIRDISPDIVKLEFFNLFEELKKINLNGKDNLH